The Candidatus Hydrogenedentota bacterium genome includes a region encoding these proteins:
- a CDS encoding PilT/PilU family type 4a pilus ATPase — protein sequence MRGFFMFLGSKSTDTIMDVFKVGLTEFARQSGLPEEVHFKARGCEIFAKGANLTKRVDVTRIIFPLKPGTETGAVTDASKKLPFTILTQISEGVCTITLPAFEWHHLPKLAPIDRLVETFAERSLRSQSWHVNVVSYVQQDFNVNRMIEEMQARKASDLHLRAGSPPYIRVDNDLVPLDMPTLTAADMEEFALQLGSQSEMDRLVGDRETSWQFHLAGVGYLRVSGYYKMNAVGLALRIIPEEPVPFEQLNIPMVVRNVADSHRGLLLVCGITGSGKSTTLASMVEYINNKRHAHIITIEDPIEYVYKDKKSIVSQRQVGRDTHSFANALRGALREDPDVILVGEMRDMDTIRAAISAAETGHLVFSTLHTMTAVDTVNRVISYFPQAERDLIRQELAYSLRGVVCQRLLKKKGGGRIPCVEILLGGKPIVRDAILDAEIDKLHSIIEVDGDMKTFDQHSVELFQAGLVTKEEAMSACSNDEAFERIISGIKSSEGRKILK from the coding sequence GTGAGAGGTTTTTTCATGTTTCTGGGCAGCAAGTCCACCGATACGATCATGGATGTGTTCAAGGTTGGGTTGACCGAGTTTGCGCGGCAAAGCGGTCTTCCCGAAGAGGTCCATTTCAAGGCGCGCGGATGCGAAATTTTCGCGAAAGGGGCCAATTTGACCAAGCGCGTGGATGTCACGCGCATTATTTTTCCGCTCAAGCCCGGCACGGAAACCGGCGCCGTCACCGACGCCAGCAAGAAACTGCCTTTCACGATCCTGACGCAGATCTCCGAGGGCGTCTGCACCATCACGCTGCCGGCCTTTGAATGGCATCACCTGCCGAAACTGGCGCCTATTGACCGTCTCGTCGAAACTTTTGCTGAAAGGTCCTTGCGATCACAGTCATGGCATGTCAACGTCGTCTCCTATGTCCAGCAGGATTTCAACGTCAATCGGATGATTGAGGAAATGCAGGCGCGCAAGGCGTCCGACCTTCATCTGCGCGCCGGATCGCCACCGTATATTCGCGTGGACAACGACCTCGTCCCACTCGACATGCCGACGTTGACGGCCGCGGACATGGAAGAGTTCGCCCTACAACTCGGCAGCCAGTCCGAGATGGATCGCCTGGTCGGCGATCGCGAAACAAGCTGGCAGTTCCATCTGGCCGGCGTCGGATACCTCCGCGTGAGCGGATACTACAAAATGAACGCCGTCGGGCTGGCCTTGCGCATCATCCCCGAAGAACCGGTCCCCTTTGAACAACTCAACATCCCGATGGTCGTGCGCAACGTGGCCGACAGCCACCGCGGCCTCCTGCTCGTCTGCGGGATCACCGGCAGCGGCAAATCCACCACGCTCGCCTCGATGGTCGAGTACATCAACAACAAGCGCCACGCACATATCATCACCATCGAGGATCCCATCGAATACGTCTACAAGGACAAGAAAAGCATCGTCAGCCAGCGGCAGGTCGGGCGCGACACGCACTCGTTCGCCAACGCGCTGCGCGGCGCCCTGCGCGAGGATCCGGACGTGATCCTCGTCGGCGAAATGCGCGACATGGACACCATCCGCGCGGCCATCAGCGCCGCCGAAACCGGCCACCTCGTCTTCAGCACGCTGCACACCATGACGGCGGTGGACACCGTCAACCGCGTAATCAGCTACTTCCCGCAGGCCGAGCGCGACCTCATCCGGCAGGAACTGGCCTACTCGCTGCGCGGCGTCGTATGCCAGCGGCTGCTGAAGAAAAAAGGCGGCGGACGCATCCCGTGCGTCGAAATCCTGCTGGGCGGCAAACCCATCGTGCGCGACGCCATCCTCGACGCCGAGATTGACAAGCTGCACAGCATCATCGAAGTGGACGGCGACATGAAAACTTTCGATCAGCACTCGGTTGAACTATTCCAAGCCGGACTGGTTACCAAGGAAGAGGCCATGTCCGCATGCAGCAACGACGAGGCCTTCGAACGCATTATCTCCGGAATCAAATCCTCCGAAGGCCGGAAAATCCTCAAGTAA
- the cobA gene encoding uroporphyrinogen-III C-methyltransferase: MNKTDGRTTPAGLVWLVGGGPGDPGLITVKGLRCIAEADCLVYDSLCNPVLLDHARPDAERVYVGKRAGCHAMPQDEINEVLRIKAQEGKRVCRLKGGDPFVFGRGGEEAAHLRKHGVAFEIVPGVTSAIAVPAYAGIPVTHREMTTSLRIITGHEDPTKSSSGLDWAEIASSQATLVFLMGVKNLPHIAGHLIENGRAPDTPAAVIADGTLPTQRTVAATLETIAQAVARAGLKPPAILVVGEVAALRDELNWFENKPLFGRTIVVTRARAQASELAATLESLGAEVISAPVIRTESLADSEPMRKAARESSRADWIVFTSVNGVDAFLDALNNENMDARALAKVRLAAIGPATADRLRARGLRADLMPSQYVAEALLDALLAEAKDVSGLTFLLPRADLARPMLAEGLREHGATVIEVDAYRTDAENHLPANLVERLADGRIDLVTFSSSSTVRNFVDALPVERRAELLPLIRAASIGPVTSDTLREMGITIAVTASESTIPSLVDAIREAFQKTRSET, from the coding sequence ATGAACAAAACTGACGGCAGAACAACGCCCGCGGGGCTTGTGTGGCTGGTGGGCGGCGGCCCCGGCGATCCGGGATTGATAACGGTCAAGGGTCTTCGCTGCATCGCCGAGGCCGATTGTCTCGTATACGACAGCCTGTGCAATCCCGTGCTGCTCGATCACGCGCGGCCCGATGCGGAACGCGTTTATGTCGGAAAACGCGCGGGATGCCATGCCATGCCGCAGGATGAAATCAACGAAGTGCTTCGAATCAAGGCGCAGGAAGGCAAGCGTGTATGCCGCCTGAAGGGCGGCGACCCGTTCGTATTCGGCCGGGGCGGCGAGGAAGCCGCGCATCTGCGCAAGCACGGGGTGGCTTTCGAGATCGTGCCCGGCGTGACCTCGGCGATTGCGGTGCCCGCGTATGCCGGCATACCGGTCACGCACCGAGAGATGACCACGTCGTTGCGCATCATCACGGGCCATGAGGATCCGACGAAATCGTCAAGTGGCCTGGATTGGGCCGAAATCGCATCGAGCCAGGCCACGCTGGTATTTCTGATGGGGGTGAAGAACCTGCCGCACATCGCGGGACACCTTATCGAAAACGGGCGTGCGCCCGATACCCCCGCCGCCGTCATTGCCGACGGAACGCTGCCGACGCAACGGACGGTCGCGGCGACGCTGGAAACCATCGCCCAGGCCGTCGCCAGAGCCGGACTGAAGCCTCCCGCGATTTTGGTGGTCGGCGAAGTCGCCGCGTTGCGCGATGAACTGAACTGGTTTGAAAACAAGCCGCTTTTCGGACGGACCATCGTGGTGACGCGCGCCCGTGCGCAGGCATCGGAACTGGCCGCGACGCTGGAAAGCCTCGGGGCCGAAGTCATTTCGGCGCCCGTCATCCGCACGGAGAGCCTCGCGGATTCCGAACCCATGCGCAAGGCCGCGCGCGAATCGAGCCGGGCGGATTGGATCGTGTTTACCAGCGTCAACGGCGTGGACGCGTTCCTGGATGCTTTGAACAACGAGAACATGGACGCGCGCGCCTTGGCAAAGGTTCGCCTGGCCGCGATTGGGCCCGCAACGGCGGACCGCCTTCGCGCCCGCGGACTGCGCGCGGATCTTATGCCGTCCCAATATGTCGCCGAGGCGTTGCTCGACGCGCTGCTGGCGGAGGCCAAGGATGTGTCAGGGCTGACGTTCCTGCTGCCCCGCGCCGATCTGGCGCGCCCGATGCTCGCCGAAGGCTTGCGTGAACACGGCGCAACGGTCATCGAGGTTGACGCATACCGCACGGACGCGGAAAACCATTTACCGGCGAATCTGGTGGAACGTCTCGCGGACGGACGGATCGATCTGGTCACGTTCAGCAGTTCTTCGACCGTGCGGAATTTCGTAGACGCGTTGCCCGTGGAGCGACGGGCGGAATTGCTTCCCCTCATCCGCGCCGCCAGCATCGGCCCCGTCACGTCCGACACGCTTCGCGAGATGGGCATCACCATCGCCGTAACCGCTTCCGAGTCCACCATTCCCAGTCTGGTGGACGCCATTCGCGAGGCGTTTCAGAAAACGAGGTCCGAAACATGA
- a CDS encoding endonuclease/exonuclease/phosphatase family protein: MEFGRVMTLAVVGLVCCLNRAAVADAEVCLRVITYNIHHGVGRDGALDLDRIARIVRETNPDIVCLQEIDRNLTRTNRLDFPAEIAKRLGMAAVFECNYAFDGGEYGNATFTRLEILSHENIALPNPDPAAIEPRGCLKTVVRTQAGPVEVFNTHFGLKPNERRLQAEAVMKHVGNSRVILAGDLNEGAMRPGVSLLLTRLKDALTQGGVPSMQDGRARIDHILVSGDFDVRSSRIVSTAETAVASDHPPYVAELRITETGDGVENEGIYDTGDDRVTDALRETINP; the protein is encoded by the coding sequence ATGGAATTTGGAAGAGTCATGACGCTGGCGGTTGTTGGTTTGGTTTGCTGCCTGAATCGCGCGGCAGTGGCCGACGCCGAAGTGTGTTTGCGTGTCATAACCTACAATATCCATCATGGCGTGGGCCGGGACGGTGCACTTGACCTCGATCGCATCGCGCGGATCGTCCGCGAAACCAATCCCGACATTGTCTGTCTCCAGGAGATCGACCGGAACCTCACGCGGACGAATCGCCTCGATTTCCCGGCTGAAATCGCGAAACGGCTGGGAATGGCCGCCGTGTTCGAATGCAACTACGCTTTCGATGGCGGGGAATACGGCAATGCGACGTTTACGCGCCTCGAAATCCTGTCGCATGAAAACATCGCGCTGCCCAATCCCGATCCGGCGGCCATCGAGCCGCGCGGGTGTCTGAAGACGGTCGTACGGACCCAAGCCGGACCTGTGGAAGTGTTCAATACTCATTTCGGATTGAAACCAAACGAGCGCAGACTCCAGGCCGAAGCCGTCATGAAACACGTTGGGAATTCCCGTGTCATTTTGGCCGGCGATTTGAACGAGGGCGCCATGAGGCCCGGCGTTTCGCTCCTGCTGACGCGACTCAAGGACGCGCTGACGCAGGGAGGCGTTCCATCTATGCAAGATGGGCGCGCCCGTATTGATCACATCCTGGTTTCCGGCGATTTTGATGTTCGATCGTCGCGCATCGTTTCGACGGCGGAAACGGCGGTCGCCTCGGATCATCCGCCCTATGTGGCGGAATTGCGCATAACCGAGACCGGCGACGGGGTGGAAAACGAGGGCATTTACGATACCGGCGACGATCGGGTGACGGATGCGCTGCGGGAGACGATCAATCCATGA
- a CDS encoding Gfo/Idh/MocA family oxidoreductase, with amino-acid sequence MAKKKLRVGIIGCGGIANACHLNNWKELEGEGRVELIGVCDIVKERAEQAMAKFGARKMYLDYHKMLGDDQYDVIDVCTQNRVHCPAAVAALKAGANVLVEKPMAMNARECEAMIAAAKSARRTLMVAQHMRFEAYSEKLKAVVESGELGRIYTANARCLRRRGIPGWGKFHIRKESLGGPLIDIGVHVMDLCVWLMGCPKPIAASGKVYRMFGDRPDLCNAAWGKGYPDKEFDVEDYAVGLVRFEKGITMVVEVSWAANIPAETECVSLLGDKGGITTHPPGVYGYEHNALTSRKFDWLPAQEGHRMEIRHFTECLEKNLPVRVQPAESLRIQKIIDAIYESSARNREIAIK; translated from the coding sequence ATGGCCAAGAAGAAATTGCGGGTGGGAATCATCGGTTGCGGCGGCATAGCGAACGCCTGTCATTTGAACAATTGGAAGGAACTGGAAGGCGAGGGCCGCGTCGAGTTGATCGGGGTGTGCGACATTGTCAAGGAACGCGCGGAACAGGCCATGGCCAAGTTCGGCGCGCGCAAGATGTATCTTGATTACCACAAAATGCTCGGCGACGATCAGTATGATGTGATTGACGTCTGCACGCAAAACCGTGTCCATTGTCCGGCCGCCGTCGCCGCGCTCAAGGCCGGCGCTAACGTCCTTGTCGAAAAACCGATGGCGATGAATGCGAGGGAATGCGAGGCCATGATCGCCGCGGCCAAGTCCGCCCGGCGCACGCTCATGGTCGCGCAGCACATGCGGTTCGAGGCCTATTCCGAAAAACTCAAGGCCGTGGTCGAAAGCGGCGAACTCGGTCGCATCTACACGGCCAACGCGCGTTGTTTGCGCCGCCGGGGCATTCCCGGCTGGGGAAAGTTTCACATCAGGAAGGAGTCCTTGGGCGGTCCGCTTATTGATATCGGGGTTCATGTGATGGACCTCTGTGTGTGGCTCATGGGGTGCCCGAAACCCATCGCCGCGTCCGGAAAGGTCTACCGCATGTTCGGCGACCGGCCGGATCTCTGCAATGCTGCGTGGGGCAAGGGGTATCCCGACAAGGAATTCGATGTTGAAGATTACGCCGTCGGCCTCGTGCGCTTTGAAAAGGGCATCACGATGGTCGTCGAGGTGTCATGGGCCGCGAACATTCCAGCCGAGACCGAATGCGTCAGCCTGCTCGGCGACAAGGGCGGCATCACAACGCATCCGCCCGGCGTCTACGGATACGAACACAACGCGCTCACGAGCAGGAAGTTCGACTGGCTGCCGGCGCAGGAGGGCCACCGCATGGAGATTCGCCACTTCACGGAATGCCTTGAAAAGAATCTTCCCGTGCGTGTCCAGCCCGCCGAATCGTTGCGCATACAAAAAATCATAGACGCCATCTACGAATCTTCCGCAAGGAACAGGGAAATCGCGATAAAATAG
- a CDS encoding SGNH/GDSL hydrolase family protein translates to MERKAFGGFVHAAAVWGMAVLGCLLFQAPLWQGMILAMALAAASVSVVLSAVGWWGVCAAATLATGLHVPFWDLFLAGVLLMTFYFFYRGTFPHPVLVWDCLSGGAAWVRPSFCVIGTVFLAALAVRGVPLFSTALLALLCFMAAFTLPAFANRVACRFAEAFGLAAGTVMVSLLLAECGARILLEPRPARQIHERHPEYLFTLRPRAVAQQRIRLGPDTNKYVGIRISAQGFRDREYGPKSPDEFRILLLGDSFAMGFAVEEEDGMARHLERLLARDHPLKRISVINGGMTGAGPWQEWGILRDRGLALLPDVVILQLCTVNDIDNSLEYVGKRQRAYYRNWHVLLETLRHMDHPAMWAEYAAQRHSRLYREIWFQTGLHPWVLHGINTLRWATPFSRPDVPPGENRPNEIESDLNEWYPELHQGLALLEWFVTQIRDMCAENRIRFAAFSIPPHPVLDDAAWRILTRSFNPRMYDRGKGLRVFDEMLRRNGIPSFSIVEALKSHPRIDEVYHVWDGHLTGRGNKLVAQAIRDYLAASGIFPRQ, encoded by the coding sequence ATGGAGCGAAAGGCTTTTGGGGGATTCGTTCATGCGGCGGCGGTGTGGGGAATGGCCGTGTTGGGCTGTCTCTTGTTTCAAGCGCCCCTGTGGCAGGGGATGATCCTGGCCATGGCGCTGGCGGCGGCTTCGGTTTCGGTCGTATTGAGCGCCGTTGGGTGGTGGGGGGTGTGCGCGGCGGCAACCCTGGCAACCGGATTGCACGTTCCATTTTGGGACCTCTTTCTGGCCGGCGTCCTACTTATGACGTTTTACTTTTTCTATCGGGGGACGTTTCCGCATCCGGTTCTCGTGTGGGATTGCCTGTCGGGCGGGGCGGCATGGGTGCGTCCTTCTTTTTGTGTGATTGGAACTGTCTTCCTTGCCGCATTGGCTGTTCGGGGCGTGCCTCTGTTTTCCACTGCGCTGCTTGCTTTGCTTTGCTTCATGGCCGCTTTCACGCTACCGGCTTTCGCAAACCGCGTGGCGTGCCGTTTCGCGGAAGCATTTGGACTGGCCGCGGGGACGGTGATGGTTTCCCTGCTGTTGGCGGAGTGCGGCGCCCGCATCTTGCTTGAACCGCGCCCTGCCCGCCAAATCCATGAACGCCATCCCGAATATCTTTTTACGCTGCGTCCGCGTGCCGTTGCGCAGCAACGCATCCGGCTGGGTCCCGACACAAACAAGTATGTCGGGATACGCATATCCGCGCAGGGATTTCGGGATCGTGAATATGGCCCGAAATCGCCGGACGAATTCCGCATCCTGCTCTTGGGCGATTCGTTTGCCATGGGATTCGCCGTCGAGGAAGAAGACGGCATGGCGCGCCATCTGGAGCGGCTGTTGGCCCGCGACCATCCGTTAAAACGCATTTCCGTGATCAACGGCGGCATGACGGGCGCCGGGCCGTGGCAGGAATGGGGGATTCTGCGCGACCGCGGCTTGGCCTTGCTGCCGGATGTGGTCATTTTGCAACTGTGCACCGTCAACGATATTGACAACAGCCTCGAGTATGTCGGCAAGCGGCAGCGGGCCTATTACCGGAACTGGCACGTGCTTCTGGAAACGCTGCGCCACATGGACCATCCCGCCATGTGGGCCGAGTATGCGGCGCAGCGCCATTCGCGCCTATACCGCGAGATTTGGTTCCAGACCGGCCTCCATCCGTGGGTCCTGCATGGCATAAACACGTTGCGATGGGCGACGCCTTTTTCGCGTCCGGATGTGCCGCCCGGCGAAAACAGGCCGAACGAAATTGAAAGCGATTTGAACGAATGGTATCCCGAACTTCATCAGGGCTTGGCCTTGTTGGAGTGGTTCGTGACTCAAATACGCGACATGTGCGCCGAGAACCGTATCCGGTTTGCGGCGTTTTCGATACCGCCGCATCCCGTGTTGGACGACGCGGCATGGCGCATCCTCACAAGGTCCTTCAATCCGCGCATGTACGATCGCGGAAAGGGATTGCGCGTGTTCGACGAAATGTTGCGACGGAACGGAATTCCATCCTTTTCCATTGTTGAAGCCCTGAAAAGCCATCCGCGCATTGACGAGGTCTACCATGTCTGGGACGGCCACCTGACCGGGCGGGGCAACAAACTTGTCGCGCAGGCCATTCGGGACTATCTGGCCGCATCCGGGATCTTTCCCCGGCAATAG
- the ahbC gene encoding 12,18-didecarboxysiroheme deacetylase, with the protein MIGISKLYCGGVEPSDALRYGRKAKDLPSHLLQFSEDKKPIVVWNCTRRCNLRCVHCYSHSQDIEYAEEMSTEEGKRLIDQLADFGAPVILFSGGEPLVRKDLFELIQYATSKKLRAVISTNGTLIKPEVAKRLQDFDLSYVGVSLDGTEEVNDRFRGIEGAFARAVAGIRNCMEAGLKVGLRFTINGRNASEIPAIFDLVEKEGIPRICFYHLVYAGRGSELIKEDLDHEQTRKVVDLIIDRTADLHRRGMPKEVLTVDNHADGVYLYLRMLREDPERAKQVFELLQFNEGNSSGRGIACVSWDGTVHPDQFWRHLALGNVRERSFGEIWTDAGNEFLMKLKDKKKYVTGRCARCKWLDICAGNFRVRAEAVTGDVWAPDPACYLTDEEIGIHAAG; encoded by the coding sequence ATGATAGGCATCAGCAAGTTGTATTGCGGGGGTGTGGAACCGTCCGACGCGCTGCGTTACGGTCGAAAGGCCAAGGATCTGCCCAGCCACCTGCTCCAATTTTCCGAGGACAAGAAACCGATCGTCGTGTGGAACTGCACGCGCCGCTGCAATCTGCGGTGCGTTCACTGTTATTCGCATTCGCAGGACATCGAATACGCCGAGGAGATGAGCACCGAAGAGGGCAAGCGCCTGATCGATCAACTGGCCGATTTCGGCGCGCCGGTCATCCTGTTCAGCGGCGGCGAACCGCTGGTCCGCAAGGATCTCTTCGAGTTGATTCAATATGCCACCTCGAAGAAACTCCGCGCGGTAATCAGCACGAACGGCACGTTGATCAAGCCCGAAGTCGCGAAACGCCTCCAGGATTTCGATCTGTCCTACGTCGGCGTCAGCCTGGATGGAACGGAAGAAGTGAACGATCGCTTCCGCGGCATCGAGGGCGCGTTCGCGCGCGCCGTGGCGGGCATTCGCAATTGCATGGAAGCAGGACTGAAAGTCGGCCTGCGTTTCACAATCAACGGGCGCAATGCATCGGAAATCCCGGCCATCTTCGACCTCGTCGAAAAAGAAGGCATCCCGCGCATCTGTTTCTATCATTTGGTGTATGCCGGGCGCGGCAGCGAACTCATCAAGGAAGATCTCGACCACGAACAAACGCGCAAGGTGGTGGACCTGATCATCGATCGGACCGCCGATCTGCACCGTCGCGGCATGCCCAAGGAAGTCCTGACGGTGGACAATCACGCCGACGGCGTATATCTCTATCTGCGCATGCTGCGCGAGGATCCCGAACGGGCGAAGCAGGTATTCGAATTATTGCAATTCAACGAGGGCAACTCGTCGGGCCGCGGCATCGCGTGCGTGTCCTGGGACGGCACGGTCCATCCGGATCAGTTCTGGCGGCACCTGGCCCTTGGCAACGTCCGCGAGCGTAGTTTCGGCGAGATCTGGACCGACGCGGGCAACGAATTCCTCATGAAACTCAAGGATAAAAAGAAATATGTGACGGGCCGTTGCGCGCGCTGCAAATGGCTTGATATCTGCGCGGGCAATTTCCGGGTTCGGGCCGAAGCGGTCACGGGCGATGTATGGGCGCCCGATCCCGCATGCTACCTGACCGACGAGGAGATTGGGATTCATGCCGCTGGATGA
- a CDS encoding PilZ domain-containing protein — MRRHADRELLKRVAELQSMLDRRGESGAESKRESAGHARRQIIRHNCKVAIAVKVGVSSGYGDTWDVASVRVKGRILDLSTGGASLFTEQRFETGQELALVIRLRDGEDIHANSAVRWVKMVPQKGGYASGVQFTHMSDKDRRLLGKFLTELEQTAGL, encoded by the coding sequence GTGCGTCGGCATGCCGATCGCGAATTGCTCAAGCGGGTGGCCGAGTTGCAGTCCATGCTCGATCGGCGCGGGGAATCGGGTGCTGAATCGAAACGAGAAAGCGCGGGCCATGCGCGGCGGCAGATTATTCGTCATAATTGCAAGGTCGCCATTGCGGTGAAGGTGGGCGTTTCGTCGGGTTACGGCGACACGTGGGACGTGGCGTCCGTGCGCGTAAAGGGTCGAATCCTCGATTTGAGCACCGGCGGCGCGTCCTTGTTCACCGAGCAGCGCTTCGAGACGGGGCAGGAACTCGCGCTGGTCATCCGACTTCGCGACGGCGAGGATATTCACGCCAACAGCGCGGTCCGCTGGGTCAAAATGGTGCCGCAAAAAGGGGGGTACGCGTCCGGCGTTCAGTTCACTCACATGTCCGACAAGGATCGGCGGTTATTGGGTAAATTCCTGACCGAACTCGAACAGACCGCGGGACTCTGA
- a CDS encoding bifunctional precorrin-2 dehydrogenase/sirohydrochlorin ferrochelatase has translation MRLYPLYLKIDGRRCVVVGGGTVARRKVASLLDYGARVSVVSPELCPELEDCAARGEIEAIRRGFEAGDLDGAILAIAATDKESVNRAVLEAGRAAGVWVNVVDVPALCDFYVPASIRRGPIEIAIGTSGQCPALAKRLRIELEKAVGPEYEPYAELCGRLRTALQARVPEAERRVAAEKEFLDSPALSLLAEGKEEEAERVMQECLARWIEPEGR, from the coding sequence ATGCGGTTATACCCACTTTATCTCAAGATTGACGGGCGGCGTTGCGTGGTTGTCGGCGGCGGGACGGTCGCCCGGCGCAAGGTGGCGTCGCTCTTGGACTACGGAGCTCGGGTCTCGGTGGTCAGTCCGGAATTGTGTCCGGAATTGGAAGATTGCGCCGCGCGCGGCGAAATCGAGGCGATCCGCCGGGGTTTCGAGGCGGGCGATCTCGACGGCGCGATCCTGGCCATCGCGGCGACCGACAAGGAATCGGTCAACCGGGCCGTTCTCGAAGCGGGACGGGCTGCGGGCGTCTGGGTCAACGTGGTGGATGTGCCCGCGCTTTGCGATTTCTATGTCCCGGCCTCCATTCGACGCGGGCCGATCGAGATAGCCATCGGCACGTCGGGCCAATGTCCGGCGCTGGCCAAGCGACTGCGCATCGAACTGGAAAAGGCGGTCGGGCCGGAATATGAACCCTATGCGGAACTGTGCGGCCGGTTGCGCACGGCCTTGCAGGCCCGCGTGCCCGAAGCCGAGCGTCGGGTGGCCGCGGAAAAGGAATTTCTCGACAGTCCGGCTCTTTCTTTGCTGGCTGAAGGGAAGGAGGAAGAGGCCGAACGGGTCATGCAGGAATGCCTGGCCCGCTGGATCGAACCGGAAGGACGATGA
- the hemC gene encoding hydroxymethylbilane synthase, with protein MNKVLRIGTRGSKLALWQTNWVAAQLRERWPNIRFDIEIVKTVGDQVQDRPLDQIPVLGVFTKELDNALLANEIDLAVHSMKDRPTDTPEGVAIGAVPRRVDPRDAFIGKQAARLCDLPPGAVVGTGSLRRRAQALALRPDLAFTALRGNIDTRLRKLAESDSLGGIILAMAGVQRLSLEEHVTEILDLPQWLPAAAQGTLAITVRDGDIDVLQVVDAIEDKKTRAAAIAERAVLARLGGGCHVPVGAYAEVRDGRMTLSGLIADLDGSLLVRETVEGPVEKAETLGAALGDMLLARGGQGIMAKLSAAQETNHEQN; from the coding sequence TTGAACAAGGTCTTGCGCATAGGCACACGCGGCAGCAAACTCGCCTTGTGGCAGACGAATTGGGTTGCCGCCCAATTGCGCGAGCGCTGGCCGAATATCCGGTTCGACATCGAAATCGTCAAAACCGTCGGCGATCAGGTGCAGGATCGTCCGCTGGACCAGATTCCGGTGTTGGGCGTGTTCACGAAGGAACTCGACAACGCCTTGCTGGCAAATGAGATAGACCTCGCCGTGCACAGCATGAAGGATCGCCCGACCGACACTCCGGAAGGGGTTGCCATCGGCGCCGTTCCGCGCCGCGTGGACCCGCGCGATGCGTTTATCGGGAAACAGGCGGCCCGGCTGTGCGATTTGCCGCCCGGCGCCGTGGTCGGCACGGGCAGTCTGAGGCGGCGCGCCCAGGCGCTGGCGCTTCGGCCCGATTTGGCCTTCACCGCCCTGCGGGGCAACATAGACACGCGCCTGCGCAAATTGGCCGAATCAGACTCGCTGGGCGGAATAATTCTTGCCATGGCGGGCGTTCAGCGTTTAAGTCTGGAAGAACATGTAACGGAGATTCTCGACCTGCCCCAATGGTTACCGGCGGCGGCGCAGGGCACGTTGGCGATAACGGTGCGGGACGGGGATATTGATGTGTTGCAGGTCGTGGACGCCATCGAGGATAAAAAAACGCGAGCGGCCGCCATCGCCGAACGGGCTGTGCTGGCACGGCTGGGCGGCGGATGCCACGTGCCGGTCGGCGCCTATGCGGAAGTGCGGGATGGCCGCATGACGCTGTCCGGATTGATCGCGGATTTGGACGGATCCCTTTTAGTGAGGGAAACGGTCGAAGGCCCGGTCGAAAAGGCCGAAACCTTGGGCGCCGCATTGGGAGACATGCTACTAGCCCGTGGCGGCCAAGGCATCATGGCGAAACTGAGTGCGGCACAGGAAACCAACCATGAACAAAACTGA